GATAACATATATTTAAAATGTGTGATATATCTTTCTTACCTAAAGTTTTATTTATCATATTATATGATATACCTTTAGGTACATAATTCCAAAAAATGGCTCTACCAATAGTAGTATCTACAATACTACTATTTTTTATCCATATATTCTTAATTAAATTTTTTTTATATTCTTTTATTTTTACTTTAACACGAGCATGTAAATCAGCTTGTCCTAAAATATAAACACGTTCTGCTTCTTTAGGACCTGTTAATATCATTCCTTCTCCATAAGCATTAATTTTATCTTTAGTCATATAATATATACCTAAAACTACATCTTGTGATGGTACAATAATTGGTTCTCCATTTGCAGGAGATAAAATATTATTAGTAGACATCATTAAAATTCTTGCTTCTAATTGAGCTTCTAATGTTAAAGGAATATGCACAGCCATTTGATCTCCATCAAAGTCTGCATTATAAGCAGCACACACTAAAGGATGTAATTGTATTGCTTTTCCTTCAATCAAAATAGGTTCAAAAGCTTGAATCCCTAACCTATGTAAGGTTGGAGCTCTATTTAATAGAATAGGATGTTCTTTTATTACTTCATCTAAAATATCCCATACTATTGATTCTTCTTTTTCTACCATTTTTTTTGCGGCTTTAATGGTAGTAGCAAAACCTTTAACTTCTAATTTTCCATATATAAATGGTTTAAATAATTCTAATGCCATTTTTTTAGGTAATCCACATTGATGTAATCTTAAATATGGACCTACAGTAATTACTGATCTTCCTGAATAATCAACTCTTTTACCTAATAAATTTTGTCTAAACCGACCTTGTTTTCCTTTAATCATATCAGCTAAAGATTTTAAAGGACGTTTATTAGAACCGGTAATAGATTTACCTCTTCTTCCATTATCTAATAAAGCATCAACAGCTTCTTGTAACATACGTTTTTCATTTTTAATAATAATATCAGGAGCTGATAATTCTAGTAAACGTTTTAATCTATTATTACGATTAATAACTCGACGATATAAATCATTTAAATCAGATGTTGCAAATCTTCCTCCATCCAAAGGAACTAAAGGTCTTAAATCTGGTGGTAGAACAGGTAATACTGTCATAATCATCCATTCTGGTTTATTACCTGAATTTATAAAAGATTCTAGTAATTTTATTCTTTTAGATATTTTTTTTCTTTTAGTTTCGGAATTAGTATTATTTAATTCATCACGTAATATTTTACATTCTTGTTTTAAATTAATATTTTTTAATAAATACTGTATTGCTTCTGCTCCCATCTTAGCTTCAAATTCATCACCAAATTCTTCTAATGCATTTGAATATTGTTCTTCAGATAAAATTTGTTTTTTATTTAATGAAGACATACCTTCTTCAATTACTACATACGATTCAAAATATAATACTCTTTCTATATCCCTTAAAGGAATATTTAATAATAAACCTATTCTAGAAGGTAATGATTTTAAAAACCATATATGTGCAATAGGTGATGCTAATTCAATATGTCCCATACGATCTCTTCTAACTTTAGTTTGTGTTACTTCTACTCCACATTTTTCACAAACAACACCTCTATGTTTTAGACGTTTATATTTACCGCATAAACACTCATAATCTTTAATAGGACCAAAAATACGTGCACAAAATAATCCATCTCTTTCTGGTTTAAATGTACGATAATTAATTGTTTCAGGTTTTTTTACTTCTCCAAAAGACCAAGATTTTATCATATCAGAAGAAGCTAAAGAAAGTTTTATTGTATCAAATTCTTCAATTTTATTTTGTGATTTTAAAAAATTAAATAAATCTTTCACAAATTTATTACCTCAATCATATTATGAGTAGATAAAACTTTAATAATTACTATTTATTTTCTAAATTAATATTTATACCTAAAGATCGTATTTCTTTTAATAAAACATTAAATGACTCTGGAATACCAGCATTCATTTGATGATTTCCATCAACAATATTTTTATACATTTTTGTTCTACCATTTACATCATCAGATTTAATTGTTAGCATTTCTTGTAAAGTATATGCTGCTCCGTATGCTTCTAATGCCCAAACTTCCATTTCACCAAATCTTTGGCCTCCAAATTGAGCTTTCCCTCCTAATGGTTGTTGTGTTACTAAACTATAGGAACCTGTAGATCTAGCATGCATCTTATCGTCTACTAAATGATTTAATTTTAACATATACATATATCCGACAGTAACAGGATTTTCAAAAGGTTCTCCTGTACGTCCATCATATAATTTAATTTGACCAGAAACTGGTAAATCTGATAATTTTAATAATTCTTTAATTTCATTTTCTTTAGCACCATCAAATACTGGTGTTGCTATAGGTAATCCTGTTTTTAAATTATTTGCTAATAACATAATTTCGTTATTATTAAAATTATTTAAATTAATATCTTGATAAGTATCATCACCAATATCATATGCTTTTTGTAAAAAAATACGTATTTTTTCTATATTTTTTTCTTTTAATAAAGAATTAATTTTATTACCTATTTCTTTAGCTGCCATACCTAAATGAGTTTCTAAAATTTGTCCTATATTCATTCTAGATGGTACACCTAAAGGATTTAATACAATATCAACAGGAATTCCATTATTATCGTAAGGCATATCTTCTACAGGACAAATTTTAGAAATAACACCTTTATTTCCATGTCTTCCCGCCATTTTATCTCCTGGTTGTATTTGTCTTTTTACTGCTAAATTTACTTTAATAATTTTTAAAATTCCGGGAGCTAAATCATTACCTTGTATAATTTTTTTTTTTTGTATTTTTATTTTCTTTTCAAATATATTTTTTATTTCTGTATATTGTTTAATATAATCATTTAATTTTTTTTGTTCTATTTTATCTTTTAAAGAAATAGAACTAAAATAGTTAATATCAAAATTTTTTATATTCTCTTTTACTAAAAAATTATTATTCAATAAAAATTTTTTTATATTTAAAATAATATTTTCTTCAAAAATTTTTTGTTCAGCAAATAAATCTTTCTTTATTTGATTAAATTGCATTTCTTCAATTTCTAAAGTCCTTTTATCTTTTTTTACTCCATCTCTTGTAAAAATTTGAACATCAATAACTGTGCCTAAAGTTCCATTAGGAACACGTAAAGAAGTATCTTTTACATCAGAAGCTTTTTCCCCAAAAATAGCACGCAATAATTTTTCTTCTGGAGATAACTGTGTTTCCCCTTTTGGGGTAACTTTACCTACAAGAATATCACCACTTTTAACTTCAGCACCAATATATACAATTCCACATTCATCTAATTTAGATAAAGAAGATTCACTTACATTTGGTATATCTGATGTAATTTCTTCTTTTCCTAATTTTGTATCACGGGATATACAAGATAATTCTTGTATATGTATAGTAGTAAATTTATCTTTTTGCACAATTTTTTCTGATAATAAAATTGAATCTTCAAAGTTATAACCATTCCATGGCATAAAAGCTACTCTCATATTTTGTCCTAATGCTAATTCTCCTAAATCTGTAGCTGGACCATCTGCTAAAACATCACCTTGATATACTAATTCATTTAAGTGAACACATGGAATTTGATTAATACATGTATTTTGATTAGATCGTATATATTTTTCTAAATTATATATATCTATATTATTTTGAGTATTAATGTTATCATTTATTTTTATAATAATTTTTGAAGAATCTACATATTGTACAACACCAGAATTTTTAGCAATAACAGTTACACCAGAATCAATTGCTACAATTCTTTCCATACCAGTTCCTACTAATGGTTTTTCAGCTTTTAAAGTAGGAACTGCTTGTCTTTGCATATTAGCACCCATTAAGGCTCTATTAGCATCATCATGTTCTAAAAAAGGAATTAATGAAGCCCCTACAGAAACAATTTGTTGTGTAGAAACATCCATATAATGAATTTGATTTTTTTTAAATAAACCAGATTCTCCTTTATAACGACATATAATAAATTCATTAATTATGTATCCATTTTGATCAAAATCAGTATTAGCTTGTGCAATAATAAAATTTCCTTCTTCTATGGAAGACAAATAATTAATTTTATTAGTAACCAATCCATTTTTTACAAATCTATATGGTGTTTCTAAAAAACCATATTCATTTGTTCGTGCATATACTGATAATGAATTTATTAAACCTATATTAGGACCTTCTGGAGTTTCAATTGGACATACTCTTCCATAATGAGTCGGATGTACATCTCTAACTTCAAACCCAGCTCTTTCTCTAGTTAATCCTCCTGGTCCTAAAGCAGAAATACGTCGTTTATGTGTAATTTCAGATAATGGATTATTTTGATCCATAAATTGAGATAATTGACTAGAACAAAAAAATTCTTTTATAGCTGCAGAAATTGGTTTAGCATTAATCATATCTTGAGGTGTTAAAGTATCTAAATCTCCTAAAGACAATCTTTCTTTTACAGCTCTTTCAACACGAATTAAACCTATGCGAAACTGATTTTCTGCCATTTCACCAATAGAACGTATTCTTCTATTACCTAAATGATCAATATCATCGATACTTCCTTTTCCATTACGGATATTAATTAATTTTTTAATTACATCAATAATATCTTTTTTACTAAGTGTCCCTTTACCATTAACATTTTCACGTAATAATGAACGATTAAACTTCATTCTACCAACAGGAGATAAATCATAACGATCTTCTACAAAAAATAATCTTTTAAATAACATTTCTGCTGCTTCTTTTGTAGGTGGTTCTCCTGGGCGCATCATTCTATATATTTCTACTAAAGCTTCTAAACGATTTGTAGTAGTATCTAATTTTAATGTTTCAGAAATATAAGCACCATGATCTAAATCATTAGTAAAAATTGTTTCAATAAAATTATTACTTTTAAAAATTTTATTAATTATATCTATAGATAATGGAGAATTAGCAGAAATAATAATTTCTCCAGTAGAATTATCTATATAATCTTTATTAACTATCTTACCTACCATATATTCTATAGGAATATTAATACATTTTACTTTATTTCTTTTTAAATGATTAATATGACGTATAGTAATTCTTTTACCTTTTTTGACGTAACAAATATTATCATATTTAATATCAAAAAATGCTGTTTCTCCTCTTAATCTATCAGGAATTAACACCATCGATATTTTTTCATTTTTTATATGAAAAATAGTTTTTTTAAAAAAAATATTTAATATTGATTCTATATCATAATCTAAAGCACGTAAAATAATTGTAATAGGTAATTTTCTTCTTCTATCTATACGTACAAAAATATTATCTTTAGCATCAAATTCAAAATCTAACCAAGAACCTCTATAAGGTATAATTCTAGCATTATATAATATTTTTCCTGATGAGTGTGTTTTTCCTTTATCACTATCAAAAAAAACTCCAGGACTTCTATGTAATTGTGAAACAACTACACGTTCAATTCCATTTACTATAAAAGTACCATTTTTTGTCATTAATGGTATTTCACCCATGTATACTTCTTGTTCTTTTATATTTTTAATTGATAATTTTGATATTTCTTTATCATAAACAATTAATTTTAATATTACTTTTAAGGAAGCTGAATATGTCATACCTCTTGTATGACATTCTTTAACACTATAAAGAGATTTTCCTAAACTATAATCAACATATTCTAGTTTAGAATAACCACTATAACTAAATATAGGAAAAATACTTTTTAATGCAGCTTCTAAACCATATTGTCCTTTAGGATCTTTTCTTATAAATTTTTTAAATGAATCTATTTGTATAGAAAGTAAATATGGAATATTTAAAACTTGAGGTCTTTTTCCAAAATTTTTACGAATGCGTTTTTTTTCAGTTTGAGAATAAACCATATGGTTCCTCAGTTATCTGATAAATTAAGCAATTAAATTAGTATTATTACTCGTAATAAAAATTACTTATATAATAAAATTATTATTATATAATAATTATTTTTAAATTATTTAATCTCTATTTCTGCTCCAGAAATTTTTAATTTTGATTCTAAATCTAAAGCTTCTTCTTTACTAACAGATTCTTTTAATATTACAGGAGCTGATTCTACTAAATCTTTAGCTTCTTTTAATCCTAAATTCATTATACTTCTAACAACTTTTATAACGGATATTTTATTTTTTCCTATACTTTTTAAGTATACATTAAATTCTACTTGTTCTTTTATTTCTTTCTCATTATTACTATTCTGTTCATTTTTTACTATACTAGTAACACCAAATTTTTTTTCCATGGTATTAATTAGTTCCATTATATCCATAACGGACATAGATTCTACAGCTTCTATTATTTGTTCTTTAGTTATAGGCATAATATATATTTTCCTTTATCAAAAAGAATAAAATTTTTTATTAAAAAAATTAAATTTATTTTATATTTTTAATGCTGATTAAAGTTCTTATTAATTTTCCTATAGAAATGTCTTTTATAATTATTAAAAAACGTACTATAGCCTCTTCATAAGTAGGTAATTCTGCTAAAATAGAAATATTTTCACTATTTATTATTTTATTATTATATGATGCTGCTTTAATTTTAAATTTTTCATTAATTTTATTAAATTTTTTAATTAAACGCGCGGCAGCTCCAGGATGTTTAAGTGAGTAAGCAATTAATATTGGTCCATTTATTAATGGTTCCAAACATTGGAAATTACTATTTTTTATAATTAATTTTAGTAATTTATTTCTAATAATATTTATTATTACATCATTTTCTCTACTTTTTTTCCTTAATTTATTTAAGTCATTAGTACAAATTCCGGAAAAATCGATAATTACAGCTGATAAAGCACATTGATTTATTTTACTTATTTTTGCAACAATCATTTTTTTTTTTTTTATATTTAATGACATTAGAAGATTATTGCACTCCTGAATTTTTATAAAAAAAGAATTAAAATTATAACATAAAATATAAAATTTTTAAAAAAATACCAAATAATTTTATAAAAAAATAATAATCTATATATTAAAATTTTTTTATAAAATAAAAAATTAATTTATTAAATTCATACAATCTTTAGTAATATTTATAGAAATTCCCATTGTAGAAGATATATATATTTTTTTTATATAATTTCCTTTTAATTGTACTGGTCTATATTTTATTAATGTTTTTAATAAACATTGTAAATTTTCTTTAATTTTATAATTTTTAAAATTAATTTTTCCTATATTAGTATGAATAATACCATTTTTATCATTACGAAAATTTATTTGTCCATTTCTGATTTTTTTAATTGTTTCACCAATATTATTAGTTATTGTACCTAATTTAGGATTAGGCATTAATCCTTTTGGACCAAGAATAGGTCCTAATTTACTTACTATATCCATAGCTCCTGGTGTAGCTATTACCACATCAAATTTTTTTTCACCATTATTAATTTTACTTGCTAAATCAGACATACCAATAAATTCTACTTTTAATTTTTTTGCTTGTATTGCTTCATCACCATCAGCAAAAACTGCTATTCTAATATAATTACCAGTACCATGTTTTAAACAAACATTACCTCTAATATTTTGTTCTGTTTTTTTTGTATCTATTCCTAAATTTATAGCAATATCAATACTTTCAATAAATTTTACTTTACTTAAAGATTTTAAATTATTAATAGCATCTTCAATAGAAGATTGCTTTTTAATATTCATATTTTTATACATTAAATCCATACGTTTTGTTAATTTTATCATTATATTTTAATCCTTAATAGTTAATCCCATAGAACGTGCAGTACCTTCTATAGATAACATCATAGATTCAATATTAATTCCTGTCATATCAACATATTTTATTTCTGCAATTTTACGAATTTGATCACGTGTAATTATTCCAATTTTATCTATATTGGGTTTACTTGATCCTTTTTTAATACCAATTATTTTTTTTATTATTGCAGATGTAGGAGGAGTTTTTGTAATAAAAGTAAAAGTCTTATCAATATAAACAGTAATAACTACTGGAATAGGCATATTTTTTTCTAAATTTTTTGTTTTTGTATTAAAATCTTTACAAAAATTCATGATATTTAATCCATGTTGTCCTAATGCAGGTCCAATAGGAGGACTAGGATTAGCATTACCAGCAGGAACTTGTAATTTTATGTAAGTTTTTATTTTTTTTGCCATAATATTTTCTCTAATTATTATAAAATAAATATTTAATTTAATTATATAAATTTTTTAAATAAAAATTATCCTTTTTCTATTTGACAAAAGTTAAGATCAACAGGTGTTGATCGTCCAAAAATTGATACAGAAACTTTTAATCTACTTTTTTCATAATCTACTTCTTCAACTATTCCATTAAAATCAGAAAAAGGACCATCTTTTACTCTAATCATTTCTCCTGGTTCAAATAAAATTTTTGGTCTAGGTTTATCACCAATTTTTTGTAAACGTCCTATAATAATATTTACTTCTTTTTCACTAATAGGACAAGGATTATCAGGTGTCCCTCCTATAAAACCTAAAACTTTAGGAATACTACGTACTAAATGCCAACTTAATTCTTTCATAATCATATTAATTAATATATATCCCGGGAAAAATTTACGATCACTTTTATATTTTTTCCCTTTACGTATTTCAATAATAGATTCAGTAGGTACTAAAATTTTACCAAAAAAATCATCCATAGAATGAATTTTAATATATTCTTTTAATGATTCTACAATACGATTTTCAAAACCAGAACGAGCTTGAATTACATACCATTTTTTTTTTAAAGATTTATACATATTATACCCTTGTTCCAGTTAAAAATGATATTAAATAAATTAGAAAATTATCTAATATCCAAATAATAATTGACATTATTATGGTAATAATTGTAATAACTAAAGTTGTTTGCCAAGTGTATTTATATGTAGGCCATATTACTTTACGAGTTTCTATTTTCGTTTCATTTATAAAAAAAAGTAATTTTTTACCTTTATTAGTAGTTAATATAATATAACTTATTAAAGTTAAAACTAAAAAAAATAATATTAAACGAATAAATAAAGGTATATTTTGATAATGATAGTTACATATTATAGTAAAAATTAATAAAAATAAACTAATAAACCATTTAATAATTTCTATAAAATTTTTATTTATATTTTTTCTAAATTCCATAATATTAATTGTCTATTAACTAATAAAAATTTAATTATATAAATAATAAAAAAATTTTACTAATAATTTATTATAATTTTAAATATTAAAAAGAATCAAAGGGAGGTTTTATATATATTTCCCTTATCTTCTTTTATTTTTTCTTTATTGTAAAATTTTTGTAACTACTCCTGCTCCTACGGTACGTCCACCTTCACGAATAGCAAAACGTAAACCATTATTCATCGCTATAGGATTAATTAATGTAACGATCATATTAATATTATCTCCAGGCATAACCATTTCAATATTTGAAGGTAATTCTATAGTTCCAGTTACGTCTGTTGTTCTAAAATAGAATTGAGGACGATATCCTTTAAAAAAGGCCGTATGTCTACCACCTTCATCTTTAGATAAAATATATACTTCTGCTTCAAATTTAGTATGAGGTGTTATTGATCCTGGTTTTGCTAAAACTTGTCCTCTTTCTATATCCTCTCTTTTTATTCCCCGAAGTAAAACTCCTATATTTTCGCCCGCACGTCCCTCATCTAATAATTTACGAAACATTTCTACCCCGGTACAAATAGACTTAATAGTACTTTTAATACCTATAATTTCTACTTCTTCTCCAATTTTTATTATACCTTTTTCTACTCTTCCAGTAACTACTGTACCTCTTCCTGAAATTGAAAAAACATCTTCAATTGGTAATAGAAAAGGTTTATCAATATCCCTTATAGGATCAGGAATATAACTATCCAAATATTTTGTTAATTCTATTATTTTATTTTCCCATTTTTTATCACCTTCTAATGCTTTTAAAGCAGATCCTCGAATAACAGGTGTAGTATCTCCTGGAAAATTATATTGTGTTAATAAGTCACGTACTTCCATTTCAACTAATTCTAGTAATTCTTCATCATCAACCATATCACATTTATTAAGAAAGACGATAATATAAGGAACACCTACTTGTCTTGCCAATAAAATATGTTCTCTAGTCTGAGGCATAGGACCATCTGTTGCTGCTACAACTAATATAGCACCATCCATTTGAGCAGCACCTGTAATCATATTTTTTACATAATCAGCATGTCCAGGACAATCTACATGAGCATAATGACGAGATTTAGTATCATATTCAACATGAGAAGTATTTATAGTTATACCTCTTTCTTTTTCTTCTGGAGCATTGTCAATTTGATCAAAAGCTTTTGCGGTACCACCATATTTTTTAGATAAAACAGTTGTAATAGCTGCTGTTAAAGTTGTTTTACCATGATCAACATGACCTATAGTACCTACATTAATATGAGGTTTAGATCGTTCGAATTTTTTTTTAGACATAGTAAAAAATATCCTTCTAAATAAATTAAAATTTTTTATAAAAATTTTAAAATTTGATTAAAATTTAATTAAAATTTTATGACTTAGATCTAGATTCAATAATTATTTTTGAAATACTATTAGGTGCTTTAGTATATTTTAAGAATTCCATAGAATATGAAGCCCTTCCTTGACTACAAGAACGTAAATCAGTAGCGTAACCGAACATTTCTGATAATGGTACACAAGCACGTATAGTTTTTCCAGTAGGTATATTATTCATACCTTCTATAATTCCTCGTCTTCGATTTAAATCTCCAATTATATCTCCCATATATTCTTCAGGAGTTTCAACTTCTACTTTCATTATAGGTTCAAGTAAAATAGGATTAGCTTTTTTAAATGCATTTTTAAATGCAATTGCTGCTGCTATTTTAAAAGCTAATTCAGAAGAATCTACATCATGATAAGATCCAAAATGTAGTCTTACTGCAATATTAACTACAGGATAATTTGCCATAGGACCTGATTTTAATTGTTCTTTAATACTTTTGTCTATAGCTGAAATATATTCATTAGGTATTACACCACCTTTTATATCATTAGTAAATAAATAACCTCCATTATTTTTAATAGATTTTAATGGAAATATATCAATTACTACGTGACCATATTGTCCTCTACCTCCTGTTTGTTTTATATATTTACCTTCTATATTTTTAACACTATTTTGTATTGTTTCTCGGTAAGAAACTTGTGGTTTTCCAATATTTGCAGCTACATTAAATTCTCTTTTCATTCTATCAATAATTATTTCTAAATGTAATTCACCCATTCCTGCAATAATCGTCTGATTTGTTTCTATATCAGTCCATGTTCTTAAAGAAGGATCTTCTTTTATTAAACGATTTAATGCTAATCCCATTTTTTCTTGATCTATTTTAGTTGTAGGTTCTATAGCAATAGAAATTACAGGTTCTGGAAATTCCATATTTTCAAGAATTATAGAATTATTAATATTACATAATGTATCTCCTGTTGTAACATTTTTTAATCCAATAGCTGCTGCAATATCTCCTGAATAAACTTTTTTTATTTCTTCTTTTTTATTTGCATGCATTTGAACAATTCTACCAATACGTTCTTTTTGTTTTTTTATTGGATTAAATATAGTTTCTCCATTACTAATAGTACCTGAATATACTCGAAAAAAAGTTAAATTACCAACAAAAGGATCATTAGCTATTTTAAAGGCTAATGCTGAAAATGGATCATTATCATTAGTATTTCTAGTAATTATATCTTTTTTATTATCAATACTAGAAATTCCTTGAATTGGAGGTTTATCTTTAGGAGATGGTAAATAATCAATAATTGCATCTAATAATGATTGTACTCCTTTATTTTTAAAGGCAGAACCACATGTTATTAGAGTAATTTCATTATTTAAAACTCTTTTTCTCAAAGAAGTCTTAATTTCTTCTACAGTAAGATCATATCCATTTAAATATTTTGTTAATAATTTTTCATCTGATTCAACTGCAGATTCTATTAATTTTTGACGCCATAATTTTACTTCTTTATTCATATTAAAAGGTATTTTAGTACAATTACATTTTATTCCTTGATCTTTTTCATTCCAATATAAAGCTTTCATTTGTATCAAATCAATAATACCAGAAAATTTATTTTCAATACCTATTGGTAATTGTAATGGAACAGTTTCTGTTATTAAATTATGTTTTATTTGTTTAATAACTTTTATAAAATTAGCACCCATTCGATCCATTTTATTTATAAAAGCAATTCTAGGAACTTTATATTTATTAGCTTGTTTCCATACTGTTTCAGATTGAGGTTGTACTCCTCCTACAGCACAATAAATCATAACAACTCCATCTAATACTCTCATAGAACGTTCTACTTCAATTGTAAAATCTACATGTCCTGGTGTATCAATAATATTAATTCTATGTTCTTTATATTGATTAAACATTCCTGACCAAAATGCTGTAGTAGCTGCTGAAGTAATAGTAATACCTCTTTCTTGTTCTTGTGCCATCCAATCCATTGTGGCAGCTCCATCATGAACTTCACCTATTTTATGATTGACTCCTGTATAAAATAAAATTCTTTCTGTTGTAGTAGTTTTTCCAGCATCAATATGTGCGCTAATACCAATATTACGATAACGTGTTATAGGAGTTATACGACTCATCTTATTCCTCTAATTTAATTAGATAAAAAATTTTAAAATTATATTAAATATTATTTTTTAATAAAATAATAAATATTGATTTAGCTACACATATCTTTTAATTAATTGATTTATTTTCATTTTAAATTAAAATTAGTTTAATTTTTTTATGATTAAATAGTTTTACCAACGATAATGTGCAAAAGCTTTATTAGCTTCTGCCATACGGTGTATTTCTTCTCGTTTTTTAACAGCATTTCCTTTTTTTTCTAAAGCATCTAATATTTCATTAGTAAGTTTTAAAATCATTGATTTTTCTTGTCTTTTTCTTGCAGCATTAACTAACCAACGCATAGCTAAAGTATTTCTTCTTGTAGGTCTTATTTCAACAGGAACTTGATATGTTGATCCTCCTACTCTTCTAGATTTTACTTCAACTACTGGCCTGATATTTTCCAATGCAGTTAAAAATATATCTATTTCTTTTTTTCCTAATTTTTTAGTGATTAAATCTAATGCAGAATAAACAATAGATTCTGCAATAGATTTTTTACCATCTATCATGATAATATTAATAAATTTAGCTAATAAATCTGATTCAAATTGAGGATCTGGTGTTATTTTACGTTGACTAACTATACGTCTACGTGACATAAAATACTCCATTATTTAATAATTTTACATAATTTATGAATTATAAATTTTTTATTTATTATTATTTAGGTTTTTTCGTACCATATTTTGATCTTCCTTGTTTACGATTTTTTACTCCTGT
Above is a genomic segment from Enterobacteriaceae endosymbiont of Donacia dentata containing:
- the rpoB gene encoding DNA-directed RNA polymerase subunit beta encodes the protein MVYSQTEKKRIRKNFGKRPQVLNIPYLLSIQIDSFKKFIRKDPKGQYGLEAALKSIFPIFSYSGYSKLEYVDYSLGKSLYSVKECHTRGMTYSASLKVILKLIVYDKEISKLSIKNIKEQEVYMGEIPLMTKNGTFIVNGIERVVVSQLHRSPGVFFDSDKGKTHSSGKILYNARIIPYRGSWLDFEFDAKDNIFVRIDRRRKLPITIILRALDYDIESILNIFFKKTIFHIKNEKISMVLIPDRLRGETAFFDIKYDNICYVKKGKRITIRHINHLKRNKVKCINIPIEYMVGKIVNKDYIDNSTGEIIISANSPLSIDIINKIFKSNNFIETIFTNDLDHGAYISETLKLDTTTNRLEALVEIYRMMRPGEPPTKEAAEMLFKRLFFVEDRYDLSPVGRMKFNRSLLRENVNGKGTLSKKDIIDVIKKLINIRNGKGSIDDIDHLGNRRIRSIGEMAENQFRIGLIRVERAVKERLSLGDLDTLTPQDMINAKPISAAIKEFFCSSQLSQFMDQNNPLSEITHKRRISALGPGGLTRERAGFEVRDVHPTHYGRVCPIETPEGPNIGLINSLSVYARTNEYGFLETPYRFVKNGLVTNKINYLSSIEEGNFIIAQANTDFDQNGYIINEFIICRYKGESGLFKKNQIHYMDVSTQQIVSVGASLIPFLEHDDANRALMGANMQRQAVPTLKAEKPLVGTGMERIVAIDSGVTVIAKNSGVVQYVDSSKIIIKINDNINTQNNIDIYNLEKYIRSNQNTCINQIPCVHLNELVYQGDVLADGPATDLGELALGQNMRVAFMPWNGYNFEDSILLSEKIVQKDKFTTIHIQELSCISRDTKLGKEEITSDIPNVSESSLSKLDECGIVYIGAEVKSGDILVGKVTPKGETQLSPEEKLLRAIFGEKASDVKDTSLRVPNGTLGTVIDVQIFTRDGVKKDKRTLEIEEMQFNQIKKDLFAEQKIFEENIILNIKKFLLNNNFLVKENIKNFDINYFSSISLKDKIEQKKLNDYIKQYTEIKNIFEKKIKIQKKKIIQGNDLAPGILKIIKVNLAVKRQIQPGDKMAGRHGNKGVISKICPVEDMPYDNNGIPVDIVLNPLGVPSRMNIGQILETHLGMAAKEIGNKINSLLKEKNIEKIRIFLQKAYDIGDDTYQDINLNNFNNNEIMLLANNLKTGLPIATPVFDGAKENEIKELLKLSDLPVSGQIKLYDGRTGEPFENPVTVGYMYMLKLNHLVDDKMHARSTGSYSLVTQQPLGGKAQFGGQRFGEMEVWALEAYGAAYTLQEMLTIKSDDVNGRTKMYKNIVDGNHQMNAGIPESFNVLLKEIRSLGININLENK
- the rplL gene encoding 50S ribosomal protein L7/L12; translated protein: MPITKEQIIEAVESMSVMDIMELINTMEKKFGVTSIVKNEQNSNNEKEIKEQVEFNVYLKSIGKNKISVIKVVRSIMNLGLKEAKDLVESAPVILKESVSKEEALDLESKLKISGAEIEIK
- the rplJ gene encoding 50S ribosomal protein L10, with translation MSLNIKKKKMIVAKISKINQCALSAVIIDFSGICTNDLNKLRKKSRENDVIINIIRNKLLKLIIKNSNFQCLEPLINGPILIAYSLKHPGAAARLIKKFNKINEKFKIKAASYNNKIINSENISILAELPTYEEAIVRFLIIIKDISIGKLIRTLISIKNIK
- the rplA gene encoding 50S ribosomal protein L1; the protein is MIKLTKRMDLMYKNMNIKKQSSIEDAINNLKSLSKVKFIESIDIAINLGIDTKKTEQNIRGNVCLKHGTGNYIRIAVFADGDEAIQAKKLKVEFIGMSDLASKINNGEKKFDVVIATPGAMDIVSKLGPILGPKGLMPNPKLGTITNNIGETIKKIRNGQINFRNDKNGIIHTNIGKINFKNYKIKENLQCLLKTLIKYRPVQLKGNYIKKIYISSTMGISINITKDCMNLIN
- the rplK gene encoding 50S ribosomal protein L11 → MAKKIKTYIKLQVPAGNANPSPPIGPALGQHGLNIMNFCKDFNTKTKNLEKNMPIPVVITVYIDKTFTFITKTPPTSAIIKKIIGIKKGSSKPNIDKIGIITRDQIRKIAEIKYVDMTGINIESMMLSIEGTARSMGLTIKD
- the nusG gene encoding transcription termination/antitermination protein NusG; translation: MYKSLKKKWYVIQARSGFENRIVESLKEYIKIHSMDDFFGKILVPTESIIEIRKGKKYKSDRKFFPGYILINMIMKELSWHLVRSIPKVLGFIGGTPDNPCPISEKEVNIIIGRLQKIGDKPRPKILFEPGEMIRVKDGPFSDFNGIVEEVDYEKSRLKVSVSIFGRSTPVDLNFCQIEKG